The Candidatus Omnitrophota bacterium DNA segment AATGCATAGATCGTCTTCATACTACTGCGGAAAGCCACCACCGGATTATTGTAGTAGAAGTAATGGGCCGTCACGCAGGGTGGATTGCGGTAGAAGCAGGTATTGCTGGAGGAGCAGATGTGGTTCTTATTCCTGAAGTTCCTATAAACATAGACGAAGTATGTACTCTCATAAAAAAGAGGCATAGCAGAGGGAAAACATTTAGCATCGTGGTAGTGGCAGAAGGAGCAAAATTTGAAGAAAGCCAGATAACCACCCAGAAAGAAAAAATAGATGAATTCGGACATGTGAGATTAGGTGGAGTAGGGGAGCTATTAGGAGAAATAATAGAGCATAAAACAGGTTTTGAAACAAGAGTAGTAATACTTGGACACCTACAGCGAGGAGGAACCCCTACTGCCTTTGATAGGGTATTAGGCACGCGTTTTGGTATAAAGGCTGTAGAGCTTATTATAAAAGGAGAATTTGGAAAGATGGTTAGCCTCCAGGGAAACAGAATAGTAAGTGTTCCTTTAGAAAGAGCTGTAGAGAAATTAAAAACAGTAGATATGGAACTTTACGAAATTGCGAAAACATTCTTTGGTTAATTATGAAAAAAAATAGAGAAAAAATATCCCTCTGGATAAAAGATTCAATAGAGCTAAAAGATAAAATCCTCAAGGAGCAAATAAATAATATATCAGAGATAGGCAATATAATGATCTCTTGTTTAAGAAAAGGGGGGAAGATAATTTTCTTTGGCAACGGCGGAAGCGCCGCTGATGCACAACACATTGCCGCAGAATTAGTTGGCAGATTCAGACGAGAAAGAAAGGCATTATCCGCCATATCTCTCACTACGGACACTTCAGTAATTACTGCTATTGCTAATGACTATAACTTCAAGGATATTTTTGTGCGCCAACTCCAAGCAATAGCCAAAAAAGGAGACGTCGCTTTCGGAATTTCTACAAGCGGAAACTCCGATAATGTTTTTGAAGGACTAATTATCGCAAAACATCTGGGTTTGACTACTGTTTCGCTGACTGGTAAAAATGGAGGTAAAATTGCCCGTATTAGTGACTACAATATAAATATCCCCTCGGAACACACCGCCCATATACAAGAAGCACACATTACCATAGGACACATCCTTTGTGAGTTGATTGAGGAAAATTTTGTTAAATGATTACAAACAAATTAAAGACACTTGCCCAGATAAATAGATTGGTCTCCGTTCTGAGAAAAAGAAATAAAAAAATCGTTTTCACTAATGGATGTTTTGACATTCTTCACTACGGACATCTTAAATATCTGGAAGAGGCAAAAAAAAATGGAGATATTTTAATAGTAGGAGTCAATACTGATTCTTCAGTAAAGGCCCTAAAAGGAAAATCTCGTCCCATTAATAAGTGCAGAGACAGAATTGCACTATTGGCGGGCTTGGAATGTGTAGATTACTGCTTGGCCTTCAAAGAAAAAACACCTATAAAAATTATAAAAGTAATAAAACCCGATATTTTGGTTAAAGGAAGCGATTGGAAAAAAGAAGATATAGTAGGATATAAATTTGTTACTGCTTACGGAGGAAAAGTAAAAACAATTAAATTTGAAAAAGGTTATTCAACAACTAATATTATAAAGAAGATTATAGACAATGAAAAAAAAGAATTTACTTCGCATACTGGATGCAAACATAAATCGGACAAAGGAAGGACTGCGTGTATGTGAGGATATCCTGCGGTTTTTAATCGCTAAGAAAGAACTCACCTTTTCCTTTAAAAGATTACGCCATCAGATAAATAAAGTTTTAGAAAAATATAGTTTTTTATCAAAGAAAGCTTTGCTCAAATATAGGAGTCCGCGATACGATGTAGGAAGGAATCTAAATAGTGAAAGAATTAAAAAGAATATCGTTGATTTATTCTTTGCTAACATACAAAGAGTGGAAGAGGCTTTAAGGGTATTAGAAGAGCTTTCAAAAATATTCGATCAAAAAACAGAAGCTGAATTTAGAAGATTGAGATTTCGTACATACTATTTAGAAAAAAAAGCATCGAAATTTATCTTACGCTATGAGGGGAAAAAACATTTTTAGACACTCTTTGTATGCTATCCTCGATTTAGATTTACCATATTTAAAGAAAGACCCTTTTTCTTTAACCAAAGATTTGATTTGTGGAGGAATAGACATATTGCAACTTAGGGCAAAATCGTTATCCGGGAATTATCTGGTTGACATAGGAATGAAAATTAAAAAGATCACCAAGAAGAAAAAGGTAATTTTTATAATTAATGACCGAGTAGACATTGCTAAAGCGATAGATGCAGACGGAGTCCACTTGGGCCAAGAAGATCTGCCTGTAAATTTAGCCAGGAGAATTTTAGGGAAAAACAAAATTATTGGTCTTTCTACTCATAACCTATACCAAGCCAAGAGAGCTCAGTTACAAGATATTGACTATATAAGCGTAGGGCCTGTTTTTAAAAGCCCTACCAAACCAAATCTTAAACCTTTAGGGATAGAAACCTTAAGAAAAATAATAGAAATTGTTAACCTCCCTATTGTAGCCATAGGCGGGATCAATTTAAGAAATATCCAACTTGTCCTCTCATCGGGTGTAGAATCGATTGCTTTAATCAGCGCTATATTAAGAACCAGAGAAATTGTCAGTAAGGTTAAATTATTCAAGCGGTTAATAACCAATTCTGCATATGGAAATTTATAAAAACATCTCCCTCTTGGAAAAAATTTCTCATAAAGAAAAAGTGTCTATAAGACTATTACAAGAAAAATTAAAGAAAGGAACAGTAGTTATTCCTTTTAATAATAAGAGAAAAATAGTTAATCCCTGTGCTATCGGAGAAGGAATGCGTGTAAAAGTAAACGTTAATCTTGGAAATTCTTGGGATAATAACGGAGTAAAAGAAGAAATCAAGAAATTAGAAATATCTATAAAATACGAGGCGGATACCGTAATGGACCTCTCTACGGGAAAAAATATAAGAGAAATCAGAAAGGCAATTTTGGATAATTCTACCATTCCTGTCGGCACGGTTCCTATTTATGAAGCAGCGATAAAGGCAATGAATGAAAAAGGTAATATCTCTTCGATGACAGCTCAAGGTATAATGCGCACAATAGAAGAACAGGCAAAAGACGGAGTGGATTTTTTTACCATTCATTGCGGATTAAATAAAAGAACTTTAGAAGTTTTCTCTAAACAGAAGAGGATAATGGATATTGTAAGTAGAGGAGGGGCTATTTTATTGAATTGGATGATAGCTACAAAAAAAGATAATCCTCTTTATGAACATTTTGACGATATACTGGACATTGCCAAAAATTATGGTATAGTTTTAAGTTTGGGGGACTCTCTCCGTCCCGGCTCAATAATCGATGCTACAGACCGTGCACAAATAGCAGAACTAATTGTACTTGGCGAATTGACTCAAAAAGCAAGGGAGAAAGGAGTCCAAGTCATCATCGAAGGGCCAGGACACATGACTTTAGACCAAATAGAAACAAACATAGTTGCCGAAAAGAAACTTTGTCAGGGAGCACCTTTTTACGTATTAGGCCCATTAGTCACCGATGTCGCCTTGGGGTATGACCATATAGCAGGGGCAATAGGAGCAGCTTACGCTGCTTATTGTGGTGCAGACTTTTTATGTTACGTAACTCCTGCAGAGCATCTGAGTTTACCTACTACTGAAGATGTTAAAGAAGGTCTGATTGCCTTCAAAATTGCCGCTCATGCCGGAGATCTTGCCAGAGGCAATAAAGAAGCTTACAAAAAAGACAAAAATATATCCGTAGCGAGAAGAAAAAGAGACTGGAAACAACAATTCGAATTCTGTCTTGACCCCCAGAAAGCAAAAATTTATCACTATCAAGGTATTTCTAAAATCAAAAATGTTTGTTCAATGTGTAGTAAATTTTGTTCAATTAAATTAGTGGACAAATGTCTTAAATCTTTAATAAAATGATAAAAATAATAAAATTTTCTAATTATTCTAATATGCGGGTGTAATTCAATGGCAGAATGACAGCTTCCCAAGCTGTATATGGCGGTTCAATTCCGCTCACCCGCTTTATCGAAAATGCAAAAGCCAAGAAAGCAAATTTTGTATTTTGTATTCTGTATTTTAATTTCATGGGGGTGCGCAACTTCTCCTAAAAAAGAGACTAAAATTACTCCTGTTTGTCCGCAAGTAAAACCATTTAAAAAAGAAGGTGTATATCATCGAGTTAAGAGAGGAGAAACTCTTTGGAGAATTTCAAAATTGTATGGGGTGGAATTAGAGCAAATAGTAAAGGCAAATAACTTAAGTGATGCTACAAAAATATACCAAGGACAATTAATTTTTGTTCCAACTTCTATTCAACATAACGAAATAAAAGAACATTCCAAAAAAGAATTTATCTGGCCTATAAAAGGAAAAGTAATTTCTTTCTTCGGAACCAAAAGGGCGGACGGAACAGTAAATAGAGGAATTGACATTACCCCCGAAGAAAACCTTAATGTTGTAGCAATTAGAAAAGGGAAAATAATCTTTTCTTCCGAGAGAATGAAGGGATTAGGAAAAACAATTATTATTGAACACGAAG contains these protein-coding regions:
- a CDS encoding LysM peptidoglycan-binding domain-containing M23 family metallopeptidase, which codes for MQKPRKQILYFVFCILISWGCATSPKKETKITPVCPQVKPFKKEGVYHRVKRGETLWRISKLYGVELEQIVKANNLSDATKIYQGQLIFVPTSIQHNEIKEHSKKEFIWPIKGKVISFFGTKRADGTVNRGIDITPEENLNVVAIRKGKIIFSSERMKGLGKTIIIEHEDQIHSIYGNNSSVFVKLGQEVQQGELIAEAKKDILHFEIRKGHIPQNPLYFLP
- a CDS encoding thiamine-phosphate pyrophosphorylase: MKKKNLLRILDANINRTKEGLRVCEDILRFLIAKKELTFSFKRLRHQINKVLEKYSFLSKKALLKYRSPRYDVGRNLNSERIKKNIVDLFFANIQRVEEALRVLEELSKIFDQKTEAEFRRLRFRTYYLEKKASKFILRYEGKKHF
- the thiC gene encoding phosphomethylpyrimidine synthase ThiC codes for the protein MEIYKNISLLEKISHKEKVSIRLLQEKLKKGTVVIPFNNKRKIVNPCAIGEGMRVKVNVNLGNSWDNNGVKEEIKKLEISIKYEADTVMDLSTGKNIREIRKAILDNSTIPVGTVPIYEAAIKAMNEKGNISSMTAQGIMRTIEEQAKDGVDFFTIHCGLNKRTLEVFSKQKRIMDIVSRGGAILLNWMIATKKDNPLYEHFDDILDIAKNYGIVLSLGDSLRPGSIIDATDRAQIAELIVLGELTQKAREKGVQVIIEGPGHMTLDQIETNIVAEKKLCQGAPFYVLGPLVTDVALGYDHIAGAIGAAYAAYCGADFLCYVTPAEHLSLPTTEDVKEGLIAFKIAAHAGDLARGNKEAYKKDKNISVARRKRDWKQQFEFCLDPQKAKIYHYQGISKIKNVCSMCSKFCSIKLVDKCLKSLIK
- a CDS encoding D-sedoheptulose 7-phosphate isomerase, with product MKKNREKISLWIKDSIELKDKILKEQINNISEIGNIMISCLRKGGKIIFFGNGGSAADAQHIAAELVGRFRRERKALSAISLTTDTSVITAIANDYNFKDIFVRQLQAIAKKGDVAFGISTSGNSDNVFEGLIIAKHLGLTTVSLTGKNGGKIARISDYNINIPSEHTAHIQEAHITIGHILCELIEENFVK
- the rfaE2 gene encoding D-glycero-beta-D-manno-heptose 1-phosphate adenylyltransferase → MITNKLKTLAQINRLVSVLRKRNKKIVFTNGCFDILHYGHLKYLEEAKKNGDILIVGVNTDSSVKALKGKSRPINKCRDRIALLAGLECVDYCLAFKEKTPIKIIKVIKPDILVKGSDWKKEDIVGYKFVTAYGGKVKTIKFEKGYSTTNIIKKIIDNEKKEFTSHTGCKHKSDKGRTACM
- a CDS encoding 6-phosphofructokinase, whose product is MRIGILTGGGDCPGLNPVIRAVVRKALNEGYEVIGIKNGWKGMIEKDVITLDLHSISGILPKGGTILGTSRTNPFKKPEDVKKVIENYKNLGLNALVAVGGEDTLGVAYKLTKEGINIVGVPKTIDNDLSATDYTFGFDTAVNIATECIDRLHTTAESHHRIIVVEVMGRHAGWIAVEAGIAGGADVVLIPEVPINIDEVCTLIKKRHSRGKTFSIVVVAEGAKFEESQITTQKEKIDEFGHVRLGGVGELLGEIIEHKTGFETRVVILGHLQRGGTPTAFDRVLGTRFGIKAVELIIKGEFGKMVSLQGNRIVSVPLERAVEKLKTVDMELYEIAKTFFG
- the thiE gene encoding thiamine phosphate synthase, translating into MRGKNIFRHSLYAILDLDLPYLKKDPFSLTKDLICGGIDILQLRAKSLSGNYLVDIGMKIKKITKKKKVIFIINDRVDIAKAIDADGVHLGQEDLPVNLARRILGKNKIIGLSTHNLYQAKRAQLQDIDYISVGPVFKSPTKPNLKPLGIETLRKIIEIVNLPIVAIGGINLRNIQLVLSSGVESIALISAILRTREIVSKVKLFKRLITNSAYGNL